The Xanthomonas indica sequence AGCACATGGGGCTTCGCGCCGAAGAGGCGATGGAGAACTTCAGCAAGCGCGTACCCATTACCGATGCCGAACTGTTCGTCTCGGCGGTCAACATTTCGCGCGAAGTCGGCGGCAACCTGGCGGAAACCCTGGCGACCCTGGCCGAGACCCTGCGTCGACGCCTGACCATGGAGAAGAAGGTGAAGTCGCTGACCGCACAGGGCCGCCTGCAGGGCATCGTCATGGCGATGCTGCCTGTGTTCCTGATCGGCTATCTGAGCCTGATGTACAGCGAAACCATGCAGCCGATGTTCCATAGCTGGCACGGCTGGGTGGTGATCACCATCTGCCTGGTCATGGAATACCTGGGCTATCGTCTCTGCAAGAAGATCATGACGATCGACGTATGACCTGGATGCTCGTCCTCATCGCTCTTCTGGCTGCCGGCGCCGTCGCGCTGGTGGTCATCGGCACGCGCGGCGTGATCCGCGAGGTCGAACTGGAAGACCGCACCTACTACGACCCGCTACCGCGGCTGATGCAACTGATGTGGCCGTTGGTGACGGTGCTGACCCGGCGCATCGCGCCGCGCCTGAGCGTGGCGCAATTGGAACAGACGCATCGCCAGTTGCAGGCCGCCGGCCAGGACTACACGCTGACGCCGGAAGAGTTCTACGGCTTGCGCATGGCCAGCGCGCTGGTGGTGATCGCTTTTTTCCTGCTGTGCACCGGGATGCTCGGCCATCTGGGTATCGGCTCGGGCTTGATGTGCCTACTGTTCGGCGGCGTGCTGGGCTGGCTGTACCCCGCGTTGTGGCTGGGCGAGCGGCGCAAGGCCCGGCAGAAGACCGTCGTGCGCGATCTGCCGGTCTACCTGGATTTCATCACCATGTCGGTCGAGGCCGGCCTGAACGTCACCGGCGGCATCGAGCAGGCAGTCGCCAAGGGACCGGCAGGGGCGCTGTCGCAGGAGTTCTCGCGCATGCTGCGCGATCTGCGTGCCGGCCTGCCGCGCGCCGAGGCCTTGCGGCGCATGGCCGAGCGCATGGACATCGCGCAGATCACCAGCTTCACCAGTGCGCTGATCCAGGCCGACAAGGTCGGCGCCAATTTGAGCGACACCTTGCGCGCGCAGGCCAACCAGCGTCGCGAGGAGCGCTTCCTGCGC is a genomic window containing:
- a CDS encoding type II secretion system F family protein, which codes for MTWMLVLIALLAAGAVALVVIGTRGVIREVELEDRTYYDPLPRLMQLMWPLVTVLTRRIAPRLSVAQLEQTHRQLQAAGQDYTLTPEEFYGLRMASALVVIAFFLLCTGMLGHLGIGSGLMCLLFGGVLGWLYPALWLGERRKARQKTVVRDLPVYLDFITMSVEAGLNVTGGIEQAVAKGPAGALSQEFSRMLRDLRAGLPRAEALRRMAERMDIAQITSFTSALIQADKVGANLSDTLRAQANQRREERFLRAEKLALEAPVKMMLPLVMFFFPLIFLFLGYFIYLKMLQEGIL